ACGGCGTACTGGGTGTTGATGCCAAAACGCGCCTTCATCTGTTTTTTGAAGGAGGGGGAGGAATTTCTCTCTATGCGGGCCAATATCTCAGCCGCACGGGAACGGGTAACCGGATCCATTAGATTCCTCCGAATCGGCGGGTGCGGGTTTGATAGGCTGTCAGAGCTTTTTGGAATTCCGTTTCGTCAAAGTCCGGCCACAGGACAGGTGTAAAATAAAATTCACTATAGGCCGCTTGCCACAACAAAAAGTTGGAAAGGCGTTCTTCTCCTGAGGTGCGGATAATCAGTTCCGGGTCGGGTAATGCGGGTTGGTAAAGGTTTGCTTGGATATCGGCCGGAGTGATTTGGGTTTTCCCTTGCATAAGCAAACGGTTAACGGCGTGGGCAATTTCCTGCCGGGCCCCATAGTTGAGTGCCAGGTTAAGCGTCAAGCCCGTGTTATTGGAGGTGGAAGAAACGGCCTCGTCAATTTTAGCCAAAATAGCGGGCGGTAATTTTTCCCGTTCTCCGCTTACCCACAGGCGCACACGGTGTTTTTTGGCTTCTTGGGTATATTTATCCAGCGTCTGTTCCAAAAGTTTCATAAGGCCGTCTATTTCTTCCTGTGGACGGGCCCAATTCTCAGTGGAAAAAGCATATAAGGTTAAAAATTCCACCCCTGCTTTTTGGGCAGCCTGCAAGGTGCGTTCTACGGCTTTTGCTCCTGCGTTATGCCCGGCCAAACGCGGCAACAGGCGGTTTTTGGCCCAACGGCCGTTACCGTCCATAATAATTGCCACATGGCGGGGTGTAGTATTTTTACTTTGGTTAGACATATCTATATTTTATCTTTTTTAGTTAAAAAAATGAAAAGAGGTTGCACAAAAAAGAAAAACCCCCGAGGAATCGGGGGTTTTTTATTGCAAGCAAAAACTTAGATTTTCATAATTTCGGCTTCTTTGTTTTTAATGACTTGTTCAATTTGGGCAATGTGCGCGTCGGTGGCTTTTTGCACATCGGCTTCGTAGCGTTTCAAGTCATCTTC
Above is a genomic segment from Elusimicrobium sp. containing:
- a CDS encoding isoprenyl transferase, which translates into the protein MSNQSKNTTPRHVAIIMDGNGRWAKNRLLPRLAGHNAGAKAVERTLQAAQKAGVEFLTLYAFSTENWARPQEEIDGLMKLLEQTLDKYTQEAKKHRVRLWVSGEREKLPPAILAKIDEAVSSTSNNTGLTLNLALNYGARQEIAHAVNRLLMQGKTQITPADIQANLYQPALPDPELIIRTSGEERLSNFLLWQAAYSEFYFTPVLWPDFDETEFQKALTAYQTRTRRFGGI